A window of bacterium contains these coding sequences:
- a CDS encoding gamma-glutamyltransferase, with product MMESGWQFRKALVTSNRGVVAAKHPLAARAGVEMLNQGGNAVDAAVAAAFAIGVIEPWMSGLGGGGYMVVGRPAPTGAAGMTAVVEYGMRAPRAAHAEMFELEGGYDTELFGWRRVRGQANIHGPRSVAVPGVPAGLALALERLGTMPLGAVLGPAIALARDGFPVEWTTTLQVALDAATLRRYDAAASLFMPDGVPVVPSTTPRPQPFAQPHLARTLEALAAGGPDAFYRGPAARQIVDDVRRRGGLLDLEDFARYEARLAPALTSRTLGYDVVLSSGPSGGATLAEIAGLMAGSSLGGLGHNTAPYLHLLIEATHVAFDDRLEFLSDEGGWELVTSEAHLARRRSRLAGRASAHSAAGADPSSTTHLCAADSAGMMVSLTQTLLSRFGSRVLVPEAGVLLNNGMMWFDPEPGRRNSAGPGRRPLANMTPALVCVDGQPVLAVGASGGRRIIDCVLQLVLNHMEFRMDAQAAIDAPRIDASGDEVVVDVRVPAAVRDELVRLGHRLAAAEETMVPRFFASPVVIARDPSTGTLTGGADPYHPAAAVGA from the coding sequence GCATCCGCTGGCGGCGCGTGCGGGCGTCGAGATGCTCAATCAAGGCGGCAACGCCGTCGACGCCGCGGTGGCCGCGGCGTTTGCGATCGGCGTCATCGAGCCGTGGATGAGCGGGCTCGGCGGCGGCGGGTACATGGTCGTCGGCCGTCCGGCTCCGACGGGTGCGGCCGGCATGACCGCGGTGGTGGAATACGGAATGCGGGCGCCGCGTGCGGCCCACGCAGAGATGTTCGAGCTCGAGGGCGGGTACGACACCGAGTTGTTCGGATGGCGCCGGGTGCGCGGCCAGGCCAACATCCACGGTCCCCGGTCCGTTGCCGTGCCCGGCGTTCCGGCGGGCCTCGCGCTGGCGCTCGAGCGGCTCGGTACGATGCCGCTTGGGGCCGTGCTCGGGCCCGCGATCGCGCTGGCCCGCGACGGCTTCCCGGTCGAATGGACCACGACGCTCCAGGTGGCGCTGGATGCGGCGACGCTTCGGCGGTACGATGCGGCGGCGTCACTGTTCATGCCGGACGGCGTTCCGGTCGTGCCCTCGACGACCCCTCGGCCCCAGCCGTTTGCGCAGCCGCATCTCGCGCGAACGCTCGAAGCGCTCGCGGCCGGCGGGCCGGACGCGTTCTATCGCGGCCCGGCCGCCCGGCAGATCGTCGACGATGTACGGCGCCGAGGCGGTCTGCTGGACCTCGAAGACTTCGCGCGCTACGAGGCCCGCCTGGCCCCGGCGCTCACGTCCCGGACGCTCGGATACGACGTCGTCCTCTCGTCCGGGCCGAGCGGCGGCGCGACACTCGCGGAGATCGCCGGCCTCATGGCGGGATCGTCGCTCGGCGGGCTCGGGCACAACACCGCGCCGTACCTGCATCTGTTGATCGAGGCCACGCACGTCGCGTTCGACGACCGCCTCGAGTTCCTCTCGGACGAGGGCGGCTGGGAGCTCGTGACGAGCGAGGCGCATCTCGCAAGGCGGCGGTCCCGGCTCGCCGGGCGCGCGTCGGCGCACAGCGCGGCGGGCGCCGATCCGTCCAGCACGACGCATCTCTGCGCGGCGGACTCCGCCGGCATGATGGTCTCGCTGACCCAGACCCTGCTCTCCCGGTTTGGATCGCGGGTCCTCGTACCGGAGGCCGGCGTCCTGCTCAACAACGGCATGATGTGGTTCGATCCCGAACCCGGCCGCCGCAACTCCGCCGGTCCCGGCCGGCGGCCCCTCGCCAACATGACTCCTGCCCTCGTGTGCGTCGACGGCCAGCCGGTCCTCGCGGTGGGCGCATCCGGCGGACGCCGGATCATCGACTGCGTGCTGCAGCTTGTGCTCAATCACATGGAGTTCCGGATGGACGCCCAGGCGGCGATCGACGCCCCGCGGATCGACGCGAGCGGCGACGAGGTCGTCGTCGACGTCCGCGTACCGGCCGCGGTACGCGATGAGCTGGTGCGGCTCGGCCACCGCCTGGCCGCGGCGGAAGAAACCATGGTGCCCCGGTTCTTTGCCAGCCCCGTCGTCATTGCCCGCGACCCGTCCACGGGAACGCTCACGGGCGGCGCCGACCCGTATCATCCCGCGGCGGCCGTCGGCGCCTAG